In the genome of Pseudomonadota bacterium, the window TAGAACAGGAAAGAGCAATAAAAGAGAACGAATTAAATACTGAAATCGCCGTAGAGAACAAGAAACGTCAAATCAAGGAAGCGCAAATGGAGGCTGAGAAATCTGTCCAACAAAAGAAACGAGAGCTCAGAGAAGCTGAAATGGCTACAAAAATCTCCCTGGAGGTAAAAAATAAGGATTTGGTTACATTAGCAACAGAGAACGCTAAGCAAGAAGCGGATACTAAAGCATACAGCATCTCAGCGATGATGAGGGCTATTTCCGAAACAGATCCAAAAGTAATTCAATCTCTTGCAAGTGTTGGCATGGAACCATCTCAATTAGTTGCATTTGCATTTAAAGAATTAGCGGAAAATGCAAGTAAGATTGGTCAATTAAATATTTCACCTGAGCTGTTACGGGAGTTACTAACAAAACAGGAAAATAATTGATGGACCGTCTAACCGAAAATAAGATTATCCTAATCATACGTAAAACTCGATTGGATGATCTAATTGCAAGATTTAACACAGAGGCTCAGGCGAGATTCTACATAGAACATCTCGGCGCTGATTTTTCTGATTATAAGCTTGAAAACACGATATATAAATCTGCAGTTCATAAAGCAACGAATGCACTTTCCCGCTTGGGCCGTCTGCAAACATTAGACCGATCATTTGTGCCTAATTTTATATTTGGCAAACAGGATATAGTCGTTGTTTTAGGGCAGGACGGATTGGTTGCAAACGTTCTTAAATATTTGGATCAGCAACCGGTTATCGGAGTTAATCCAGATCCTGATCGCTGGGAAGGTGTATTGCTTCCCTTCACAATTTCTGATTTATCCCATTTAGTTCCGGAGGTGTTCCGGAAAAGTTGCCCGATTCGCCAGATAACTATGGCTAAAGCAGATTTAAACACTGGACAGACCATTTACGGCGTAAATGATTTGTTTATAGGGCCAAAAACACACACATCGGCTCGTTATTCGATACAGATCAAGCAAAAAAAAGAAGATCATTCATCAAGCGGTATAATCGTTTCAACAGGTTTGGGTTCGAGCGGTTGGCTGCGAAGCATACTTGCGGGAGCGACAGGGATTTCTTCAGCTGCAACAGGAAGGCCTATTGAGGTAAAACAGAAATCCAAATTTACATGGGACTCTGAGTACTTATATTACTCAGTCCGTGAACCTTGGCCAAGCAAAACATCTTCTGCGGAATTAACATTCGGTAAGATCACCCCCAAAAGCCCACTGATACTTGTTTCGGCTATATCAGAGAATGGCGTAATTTTTAGCGATGGTATCGAAGCGGATTTTATAGAATTTAACTCAGGAACACTTGCTACGATCAGCGTAGCAGAGAAGAAAGGAAATCTTGTTGTTTAAGAGGTGAATGCCGAACCAAAAGGTGGGGCAGAGGGCTTAGAAAGAGCGATTGCTGACGTTCTTCTTTGTTTAAAAACTGGCTCCTTTATTCAGCTTATATTTTTTTAAAGCGCCCCTCCTCACCTTAACCGTTTAGTTGCTTTGGAAGGTACAGTAAACAAATACAGAGGGATTGGAGCATATGGAAAAGAAGTTAGACAGGCGGGAATTTATAGCACTTATTGTTGGCACAGGTATCGCATTGACGTCTTCTTATAGCTTTGGCAATCAAATACGCACTGATGTTGTTGTTCCCAAACGAGCATTTGGGAATACCGGTGTGAAGATATCTAAACTTTGCCTTGGCGGTGGATCTTTTACAGGCACAGACAGTCAAGTTTTGCTCGATGAAGCCCTTAATTACGGTGTTGACTGTTGGGAGATCGTTTCATTTACCGGGAAAGCTTACAGTGAATATTTTAAAAAACATCCTGAGACACGAAAGAAAGTCTTTTTGTCCGGAAAAGTATATTCAACAGACCCGGTTGTAATGCAGAAACAATTGGATAAAGTGCTCAAAGAAAACGGGACGTCCACTATTGACTTTTTAGCTGTACACGTTCTGGATAACATTGAAGTGCTTAATAATGACGTAAGAAGATGGGCTGAGAAGGTTAAAAAACAAAAGAAGATTAGATTTTTTGGATTTTGTACGCATAAGAATATGGCCCAATGTCTCAATGATGCTGCTGAGCTTGGCTGGATAGATGGGATTCAAACTGCTTATAATTACAGGATGCAGAGCATTAAAAGCATGGAAGATGCTATGCAGAAATGTCATGAAAAAGGTATTGGGATATTTGCTGTTAAGTCAATGGGGATCACGGTTCAGCAAAAAGCCAAGTTGCAAAAGTTTCCGCTTAGTGAAGAAAAATTGAATGCTATGTTAGCTGTTCACAATATATCTTTTGAACAAGCAAAGATAGAAGCGATTTGGCAGAATCCTAACTTGACATCAGTCTGCTCTCTTATGCCTAATTCAACGATTTTGCAATCGAATGTTTCAGCGGCGGTAGATGATCGCTCTTTCAATGCTGAAGTAAAAAAACTGCTTGCAGATTATGCAGATAGCACCGGGCAATATTACTGTATACGATGCGGTGGATGCGATACTGCAAATGCAGATGAGATTCCAATATTCGAGATTATGGAAATGCTTATGTATTCGAGAGGGTATGGGGCAAGGGATCTGGCAGTAAAAAAGTTTGAACAGATACCAATTAAGATTCGGAGCAAGATAAATAGCAACGATTATTCAGGTGTTGAAAAAATATGCCCTCAGAAAATTCCGATAGCGCAATTTATGAAAGAAGCCTATACGGAATTTAGTAAATGAAGGTGAAGTCAACAACAGGCCTAACATCCTGCTGCAAGGGCAAAAACAGTGCTGCCCCCTGAACAGCCAACTCAATATAAGGAAATTGGTTCAAGATGACTTTTGTATGGATTATCATTTGCATAACACTTTTTCTCAGCTTGAGACTATCGATATTTCGCATAATGTAAGTGTTCGTAACTTTTCTATTCGTATAGAAAACGTCAATTATACTATTATTAAACAGAATGAAATTGATACAAATTAACCAATGAAGTTATCATATGTGGATGATTGAAATAAAAGTTGACTGAAATGATAGTTAATGTTATTGGATAATAATTATTATTTAGGATAAAGGGGCTTCAATTGGCAGACCATAAAAAAAGATTTGAAATCATCATCCAAAAATTAAGGGATAATGGCCACAAGATAACGCCTCAGCGGCTGGCTATCGTTAAAATTCTTGCCAAAAGTAAAGACCATCCCAGTGTTGACAATATCTATGTCCAGATAAAAAAAGACTTTCCGACAATGAGTCTTGCCACTGTATATAAAAATATTGTATTAATTAAATCATTGGGTGAAGTTCTTGAGTTAGGATTCCCGGATGGGAGCAACCGATATGATGGAAACAAGCCTACTCCCCATCCACACATCATCTGTATCAAGTGCAAAAAAATTGTTGACCCGGACCTGGATAGCCTGGATGAAATGAAAAAAGAGGTTGAATTAGATACTAATTTTAAAATTCTGAATCATAGGTTGGATTTTTTCGGTATATGCAGCAATTGTATGGCAGAACAAGGTTAATATATTTTTTTGCCATACAATTGATAGTACTTATCATATAATACTTATTTCTATAATCAAATGAATACGGTGCAAAAGTTCAGACAATGAAAGGAGGAAGCATTATGAATGAAGATAGCAAGTGCCCGGTAACGGGCAGGACAAGCAAACCCATTGCCGGTGGCGGCACGTCGAACCGTGACTGGTGGCCGAACCAGCTGAACCTTAAGATGCTTCATCAGAACTCGCACATGAGCAATCCGATGGGCGCGGAGTTCAACTATGCTGAAGAATTCAAGAAGCTCGACCTGGAGGCTCTGAAAAAGGACCTCTATGCGCTGATGACCGACTCACAGGACTGGTGGCCAGCCGATTACGGTCACTACGGTGGGCTCTTCATCCGAATGGCCTGGCACAGCGCAGGAACCTACCGCATGGGTGACGGCCGCGGGGGTGCAGGGTCCGGCAACCAACGCTTCGCGCCGCTGAACAGCTGGCCAGACAACGTTAACCTGGACAAGGCGCGCCGACTGCTTTGGCCGATCAAACAGAAATATGGCAAAAAAATTTCCTGGGCCGATCTCATGATCCTCGCCGGCAACTGTGCTCTGGAGTCGATGGGTTTTAAGACCTTCGGCTTTGGTGGCGGGCGTGAGGACATCTGGGAACCCGAAGAGGACGTCTACTGGGGTGCCGAAGAGGAATGGCTGGCTACGAGCGACAAGCCAAAGAGCCGTTATACCGGCGACCGCGATCTCGAAAACCCCCTTGCCGCCGTGCAGATGGGGCTGATCTACGTGAACCCGGAAGGCCCGGACGGCAACCCTGATCCGGTCGCCTCCGGCCGTGACGTCCGAGAGACCTTCAAACGTATGGCGATGAACGACGAAGAGACCGTCGCGCTCGTCGCCGGCGGGCACACCTTCGGCAAATGCCATGGCGCGGACGATGCGGCGCATGTCGGGCCGGAACCCGAGGCCGCCGGCATAGAGGAACAGGGGCTCGGCTGGAAGAGCAGTTTCGGCAGCGGTAAAGGCGGCGATACGATCTCCAGCGGCATCGAGGGCGCCTGGAAGCCGAACCCGACCAAATGGGACATGGGCTATCTGAACGTGCTGTTCAAATACGAGTGGGAGCTGCTCAAAAGCCCGGCCGGCGCGAATCAGTGGCTGGCCAAGGACGTAGCCGAAGAGGATATGGTGGTTGACGCGTACGACCCGTTGAAGAAACACAGGCCGATGATGACCACGGCGGACCTCTCCCTTCGCTTCGACCCGATCTACGAGCCGATCGCGCGGCACTACCAGCAGAACCCGGAAAAATTCGCGGACGACTTCGCTAGGGCGTGGTTCAAACTGACCCATCGTGATATGGGCCCTCGCTTACGCTATCTCGGTGCGGAGGTTCCGGCAGAGGAGCTGATCTGGCAAGACCCGGTCCCCGCAGTAACTCATAAATTGATAGACGAACAGGACATCACCGCCCTTAAGGGCAAAATCTTTGCCTCCGGACTGACTGTCTCCCAACTGGTCTCAACGGCCTGGGCGTCGGCATCCACGTTCCGCGGCTCCGATAAGCGCGGTGGGGCAAACGGGGCGCGCATTCGTCTTGCGCCGCAAAAGGATTGGAAAGTCAACCAGCCGGCCCAACTGAAGATGGTGCTGAAGACTCTTGAGGGAATCCAAAAGGAGTTCAACAGCGCACAGTCCGGCGGAAAGAAGGTTTCTCTTGCCGACTTGATTGTCCTGGGTGGATGCGCAGGTGTCGAACAATCGGCGAAGAATGCCGGTCATTCTGTGACCGTTCCCTTCACGCCGGGACGCACGGATGCTTCACAGGAGCAAACCGACGTGGTGTCATTCTCCGTACTCGAACCGGCTGCAGACGGGTTCCGTAACTACCTCAAGACCAAGTTCAGTGTATCGGCGGAGGAATTGCTGGTTGATCGGGCACAACTGCTGACGCTGACTGCTCCTGAAATGACGGTTCTCGTTGGCGGTATGCGTGTCTTGAATACTAACTTCGAACAGTCCCGGCATGGCGTCTTCACCAAACGGCCAGAGACGCTCACCAATGACTTCTTCGTGAATCTGCTTGATATGAGCACGACGTGGAAGGCAACCTCGGGAGACGATAACGTGTTCGAAGGTCGTGATCGCAAGAGCGGTGAAATTAAGTGGACCGGCACCCGTGTCGATCTCATATTTGGTTCGAACTCCCAACTACGGGCCTTGGCGGAAGTCTATGGAAGTAAGGACTCCCAGGAGAAGTTCCTGCACGACTTTGTGGCGACGTGGAACAAGGTAATGAATCTTGACCGCTTTTGTTGACCTTGCCTGATCGTAGCATAAACGTATTCGAGGGTTTCCGAAGCATATTCTGAACTGCAAATCGGATGAGCAGGAAGCGATAACACCGCCATGAACTGATGGATGTTTTAAACGCTCACGGAGGCATTAGCAAAATATGAGCGCGGTGTTTCATTAAAATCTGAAACTCCGCGCTTTCTTTAGGCCATTAAAGTCTGCTGAGCATAGAATTGCCTTCTGGTTGAGATTAAACAAATAAAAATGGATTATAAATATGAATGAAATGTGCCCTATATCTTTTGTGCAGGTAAATGAAAAGGCTGTGCAAATAAACGCAGCTTTAACTGTTTTTTCTTTAATATTATTTTTCTTTACGCCTTATAAATGGATTATTTTGGTTTTATCCATTGATTTTTTTATACGTGGCTTTCTTAATCCTTCATATAGTTTTTATAGTTCTTTCAGTAAAACTATTCTAAATATCTTCAAAGTCAAACCTACAATGGTTAATGCCGGACCTAAAATATTTGCTGCGAAGATCGGGGTTATATTTTGTTGCATGATAGCTGCATCTTATCTGCTCAATTTTGAGAAAACAGGCATTGTTATCGGTTTGATTTTTACTGTTTGTGCCGCTCTTGAAGCAATTTTCAAATTCTGTATTGCCTGTAAGATATACCCTTTTATACATAAAGGATAGCACACATCATAGGTCTATTCATTGGAATTGCGTGGTTAATTTATCGGAGACTGCGCTGAAACAATTTTTATGGCGCCTTTTTTAAGCGTAGATTCATTGTAAATAGAAAGTTGGCAGGATTCAAGTAATTTACTTATACCATTATTTCTTTGAAAATCCAAAAAACATTTGAAGTGGTCAATGCCTGCTAAAAATTCTATGATACGTGACATAACACCCATTAT includes:
- a CDS encoding sugar kinase: MMDRLTENKIILIIRKTRLDDLIARFNTEAQARFYIEHLGADFSDYKLENTIYKSAVHKATNALSRLGRLQTLDRSFVPNFIFGKQDIVVVLGQDGLVANVLKYLDQQPVIGVNPDPDRWEGVLLPFTISDLSHLVPEVFRKSCPIRQITMAKADLNTGQTIYGVNDLFIGPKTHTSARYSIQIKQKKEDHSSSGIIVSTGLGSSGWLRSILAGATGISSAATGRPIEVKQKSKFTWDSEYLYYSVREPWPSKTSSAELTFGKITPKSPLILVSAISENGVIFSDGIEADFIEFNSGTLATISVAEKKGNLVV
- a CDS encoding aldo/keto reductase, encoding MEKKLDRREFIALIVGTGIALTSSYSFGNQIRTDVVVPKRAFGNTGVKISKLCLGGGSFTGTDSQVLLDEALNYGVDCWEIVSFTGKAYSEYFKKHPETRKKVFLSGKVYSTDPVVMQKQLDKVLKENGTSTIDFLAVHVLDNIEVLNNDVRRWAEKVKKQKKIRFFGFCTHKNMAQCLNDAAELGWIDGIQTAYNYRMQSIKSMEDAMQKCHEKGIGIFAVKSMGITVQQKAKLQKFPLSEEKLNAMLAVHNISFEQAKIEAIWQNPNLTSVCSLMPNSTILQSNVSAAVDDRSFNAEVKKLLADYADSTGQYYCIRCGGCDTANADEIPIFEIMEMLMYSRGYGARDLAVKKFEQIPIKIRSKINSNDYSGVEKICPQKIPIAQFMKEAYTEFSK
- a CDS encoding transcriptional repressor gives rise to the protein MADHKKRFEIIIQKLRDNGHKITPQRLAIVKILAKSKDHPSVDNIYVQIKKDFPTMSLATVYKNIVLIKSLGEVLELGFPDGSNRYDGNKPTPHPHIICIKCKKIVDPDLDSLDEMKKEVELDTNFKILNHRLDFFGICSNCMAEQG
- the katG gene encoding catalase/peroxidase HPI — its product is MNEDSKCPVTGRTSKPIAGGGTSNRDWWPNQLNLKMLHQNSHMSNPMGAEFNYAEEFKKLDLEALKKDLYALMTDSQDWWPADYGHYGGLFIRMAWHSAGTYRMGDGRGGAGSGNQRFAPLNSWPDNVNLDKARRLLWPIKQKYGKKISWADLMILAGNCALESMGFKTFGFGGGREDIWEPEEDVYWGAEEEWLATSDKPKSRYTGDRDLENPLAAVQMGLIYVNPEGPDGNPDPVASGRDVRETFKRMAMNDEETVALVAGGHTFGKCHGADDAAHVGPEPEAAGIEEQGLGWKSSFGSGKGGDTISSGIEGAWKPNPTKWDMGYLNVLFKYEWELLKSPAGANQWLAKDVAEEDMVVDAYDPLKKHRPMMTTADLSLRFDPIYEPIARHYQQNPEKFADDFARAWFKLTHRDMGPRLRYLGAEVPAEELIWQDPVPAVTHKLIDEQDITALKGKIFASGLTVSQLVSTAWASASTFRGSDKRGGANGARIRLAPQKDWKVNQPAQLKMVLKTLEGIQKEFNSAQSGGKKVSLADLIVLGGCAGVEQSAKNAGHSVTVPFTPGRTDASQEQTDVVSFSVLEPAADGFRNYLKTKFSVSAEELLVDRAQLLTLTAPEMTVLVGGMRVLNTNFEQSRHGVFTKRPETLTNDFFVNLLDMSTTWKATSGDDNVFEGRDRKSGEIKWTGTRVDLIFGSNSQLRALAEVYGSKDSQEKFLHDFVATWNKVMNLDRFC
- a CDS encoding DUF4395 domain-containing protein, translating into MNEMCPISFVQVNEKAVQINAALTVFSLILFFFTPYKWIILVLSIDFFIRGFLNPSYSFYSSFSKTILNIFKVKPTMVNAGPKIFAAKIGVIFCCMIAASYLLNFEKTGIVIGLIFTVCAALEAIFKFCIACKIYPFIHKG